From the genome of Malus sylvestris chromosome 6, drMalSylv7.2, whole genome shotgun sequence, one region includes:
- the LOC126627276 gene encoding uncharacterized protein LOC126627276, protein MKRRFEGGPGESADGENPIPAQPTKLRDADKNKEKISVKDSPMTHLTKVEAAQDSQTQLQLEEKNTLPAILEDNNPTCLARPKLIIKPGTFSSMPTTCRICSEYGHFPGMCPWRKRLPKGVTQVGKGYVVEWGRAVRLKCVYCYEIGTHMLNDCPHFKKLLDENGGDAPLHPCLLDDIPLADC, encoded by the exons ATGAAACGTCGATTCGAAGGCGGACCAGGAGAATCCGCGGATGGGGAGAATCCAATTCCGGCTCAACCCACAAAGCTCCGAG ATGCAgataagaataaagaaaaaatttctGTTAAAGACTCTCCGATGACTCATCTCACAAAAGTAGAGGCTGCTCAGGACTCTCAGACTCAACTCCAGCTCGAGGAGAAGAATACTCTTCCAGCTATTCTCGAGGACAATAATCCCACATGCCTAGCCCGTCCTAAACTCATAATCAAGCCAGGCACATTTTCCTCTATGCCGACTACTTGTCGAATTTGCTCTGAGTATGGACACTTTCCTGGTATGTGCCCCTGGAGGAAACGGCTCCCAAAAGGCGTCACCCAGGTTGGCAAGGGCTATGTAGTAGAGTGGGGGCGTGCTGTTCGCCTTAAGTGTGTATATTGTTATGAGATTGGTACCCACATGCTTAATGACTGCCCGCATTTTAAAAAACTACTTGACGAAAATGGAGGGGATGCGCCGTTGCACCCCTGTTTGCTCGATGATATACCACTTGCTGATTGCTGA
- the LOC126627271 gene encoding uncharacterized protein LOC126627271 produces MLDKKKKTSLCDKLKTMKRRFEGGPGESAEGENPIPAQPTKLRDADKNKEKFSVKDSPMTHLTKVEAAQDSQTQLQLEEKNTLPAILEDNNPTCLARPKLIIKPGTFSSMPSTCRICSEYGHFPGMFPWRKRLPKGVTQVGKGYVVKWGRAVRLECVYCYEIGTHMLNDCPHFKKLLDENGGDAPLHPCLLDDTPLGDC; encoded by the exons AtgttggacaaaaaaaaaaaaacctctctgTGTGACAAACTCAAAACCATGAAACGCCGATTCGAAGGCGGACCAGGAGAATCTGCGGAGGGGGAGAATCCAATTCCGGCCCAACCCACAAAGCTCCGAG ATGCAgataagaataaagaaaaatttTCTGTTAAAGATTCTCCGATGACTCATCTCACAAAAGTAGAGGCTGCTCAGGACTCTCAGACTCAACTCCAGCTCGAGGAGAAGAATACTCTTCCAGCTATTCTCGAGGACAATAATCCCACATGCCTAGCCCGTCCTAAACTCATAATCAAGCCAGGCACATTTTCCTCTATGCCGTCTACTTGTCGAATTTGCTCTGAGTATGGACACTTTCCTGGTATGTTCCCCTGGAGGAAACGGCTCCCAAAAGGCGTAACTCAGGTTGGCAAGGGCTATGTAGTAAAGTGGGGGCGTGCTGTTCGCCTTGAGTGTGTTTATTGTTATGAGATTGGTACCCACATGCTTAATGACTGCCCGCATTTTAAAAAACTACTTGACGAAAATGGAGGGGATGCGCCGTTGCACCCCTGTTTGCTCGATGATACACCACTTGGTGATTGCTGA